GGGCAGCCAGCAGACAAGGAACACGACAACGTAGGAGAAAATGATCTTCCCattgctcttcctctcttgGTCACTGGAGACAGAGATGGTCTTCGcaaggaggaaataaaagagaGCAATGATGGGAAAAGGGATGAGAAAGCCTAGCACAACGGAGATGAGCTCCATACTGATCAACCACTCTTTGAAGCTCTCCTCTGGATAGACAGGACGGCAATAAGTTTCATTGTTGGCAGAGACTGTCTTTAGATAATAGGTGTCTGGAAGAGATGCAAAGAAGGCAAGAAACCACACCAGGATGCAGATGCAGCGACGGATTAGCTTCTTCTTGCAAGTGCTGGAGTTGGTGAAATAGACCACTGAGAGGTAGCGGTCCACACTCATGCAAGCCAGGAAGAAGATGCTGCTGTACAAGTTGATAGAAAATATAAGGTGAGTTATCTTGCACGTGATTTCTCCCATGTGCCACTGGTTGTGCTGGACAAGGGAGACAACCCACACCGGAAGGGTGATGACGACGCACAGGTCGGCGATAGCCAAATTAAAGATGTAGAGGTGGGTTTCATAGCCAGTCATTTTGGCTTGGAGGTTGACCCAAACCACCACCGAGTTGGCCACCAGCCCTATGACAAAGATGAAAATGTAGAAGAAAGACAGGGTGTAGAGCAGGGCGCTTTTGTTGAGTGTGCCAGAGCATGTTGTGGCATCAACTGTGATGCAGTCACTATTGTTGCACGTCCAGTTGATCTCCGTCAAGTTGGCTGTTTCCAGAAAATCCAGGATGGAAGTCAAATCAAGTGCACTCATGTTCACTCGGTTTGGAGTCTGAGTGACCTACAATCAAAAAAAGGATCAAAAAAATTTACCTGAGTTAGTAGAGATATCTCTGCTGCCATCTTTGTACcacaaagcacacacacacaacactcCTACTCTTGTACGGTACTTCCCATGAAAGAAAGCACACACATAGCAAAACTTATCTGGTCAACAACAGAGGATTAGCAAAAGCTTTctgtgtgattttctttttgttttgtttttttttcccttgcagctCACATCTGACATCATCAGGACTATAGTCCCAGGGTGTGAAATCTGCAAAGTACACCAGTGGCCAAGTAAACGTCAGGCAACTAAATCTGTCTTCTCTGGCATAAATGATGGTACTATTGCTTTCAGCTGGGGAATCTTTAAGCCATTTTATCTGCTCTCCCTCAAGCATAGTAGAATTGATCTGGCTGATACATGGTACCATAAAACATTTACCACAAGCTCTGGTCAGCATCTTGtaaagcccagctccagctgcactgAACAGAAATGGGGAACTAAGGGGCTTTGTAACCTTGTCTCATTCAAATTTAAATCCTACTCTGCCCTGCCCCCTTCCCTTGAATTCTATTTTACAAAGCATCCCCTGCATTTAACAATTATAATGTagctttgagaaaagaaaaaaaaaaagtctgagctTGATGGCTGAGTAGATCTGCTAggcctgttttctttttaggaaaGCATTTTGATTTACAGCACATTCTCCCATCACAGCTGGCTCCACAGCTGCTTCCTCCCCACCCTTTTGCTTTTCTACGTTTACTTTTCTTACCCCTTCAGTGCCTTCTTCCATTGGCAGATAGAGGACAAAGCAAGGGGCTACTGGTTAACTTCCTCGACAGCAGAAGGAAGGGCTCCAGCAGACCCACATGGTTTATGCAGAATGTGCAGCCAGGCTAATTACCATTGTGCTTTTGGGACAGCATTAAAAGGCTGCCTTCCCTGCTGTGACCCTCCCACCCCAGAGGGCCAGCAGTACCACCCACAGGAGCAGCGGGCTGCCTTGGCCTGTGACCACCACTCTTTAGCCAAGCAAGTTTTAGAGCCCTGTGTCTACAGGCCCTGCCTTGGAACACACCAAAATAAAGATTTAGAGATGGGTGTCCAAAGGACAAATCCCAGCTTGTTCCCCCATGGCTTCACTTAACCAGAAGCACGGTTAAGCTCACCCACAGAAGCTCACCCACAGTCCCCACTGTGGACACTTTGAGCATCCTGAATGGAAGTCACTTTGTTCTCATCCATGTCCTCAGCAGTGAGAAGTAGCCTCTGATACCACCTCAGCCTTGGAGCTAGCCTGAGCTACCAGCTGGAGACAGAAACATAGGGAAAAGGCTGCCAGGGCCACCAGTACCTCTGAATGTCCTTAATCACACCACGGGACCTCTCAGTGACCTTATGGGAACATGGAGGAGACAGCAAGCAGGGAAGAGCTCAGACACATCATGACACTAAGCATCCTCTTCTCACCCCTACAGCCCAAAGAGGGACTTCAGTATCTTTGCAAGTAGAAAGCAGTACCTCTCACTCCTTTATTTGCATAGCTGGCTCTGCCCAAAAATCCCACCCTCCCCACCTGCCAGGAACACAGGCTACTGAACGGAAGGGAGATAAGGGGGGAGATTACCAAGGAGGACTCATGACACTATTGTCCCAGTGGAGGTGAAGCTGGTGGCATTAACAATGAGGGGGGCCCTGCATGCATCCACGGGAGATCAAATCTCTCCACAAACAGGGCTCAAACTGGCCCTGCAAGGAGATTTTCAAACCTCTGCAGCGTCCCAGGCTGTCATCTTGCTGGCCTGCTCTAAGACAAGGGTTGAGATTCAAATCAAACAGCCCAGACTTTAATAAACCCTGGCTACAGAGGAAGCCCAGACAGTGACCCTTCTGTCATGGAACTGATGATCCCAAATCTCCAACTCTAGGAAAGCAGAGGCTGATTTAACCTATGCCACCCTCAAACTCCCAGCTGGTACAGGCAGTAGAGAGGCAGTGCCCAGGCACAGCTCACCAAAATGCTCActccagcccagggctgcaAGCAGGACAGAGGGATGGGTCTCCAGCCAGACCTCACCCAGGGGCCCAGCACTACTACTGTGTTCCCACTTCTCATTCTCAAGTGTagggagaagcagcacaatCCCCATGTCCTTGTATCTCAAAACCCCACAGCAACTAAAGGAAGCTCCCTAAAAGCCACAAAACTCTCAGCCCTATGGCATGTGCCACTTTCTGCTGGCGCTCGTGAACACCAAGGTGAACAGAGCAGGAGGAACACCAGGTTACCCTTGTAACACCCCACAGAAGTAGCATGATGGGCATCTTCTAGGAAAACACTTGGTCCAACAAGGGGAATGGGTTCACACCACACCTCAAGACCCCAACTCAAGCCAACCTCATGAGATGGGGCTGTGACCACCGACTGCCAATTCTCTAGCACATCCCCTAACACAGAAGAAACTCAGAAACCCTTGAAGATGGGGTTCACAACAACACTGGGTACACAGTCACTGGCCTAGGACAGCAACTAAAAGAGGGCACCAACATCCTAGCTGCTCACTCACAACTGCCTTGGGGATCTTACCAAACACAAATAATGTTCAGCCTCTGCTCCAAGAGCACATCTGATGCATACACATGCATCCATCTGTCCAGGGCTGCCCACATGCCTGTGTACTTTCACATCCCCAGCAGAGTCATAAAATCTGACACCAACACGGCCTCCCAGGCTCTGAGCCGTGCCAGGGAGGAGCAGCCTCAATGGCTGTACTCAGAGTTTACAGCCCTACCAGCCCAGGCTCCCCATAGTCTGGATTAGCTGCTGCAACCTGAGCTCTGACTCCAGCCACATCAGCCGGGAGTTGTGGGGGAAACCCACCAGATAAAACTCAATAAAGCTACGCCATAaagctcctaaaaaaaaaaaaaaaaaaaaaatacctcgAGCACGCTCTGCAGACAGCACAATATCCTAAAAATTGATGAAGGCAGCTGAAACTTCGCACTGCAAAGCTCCTGCAGTCCCTTCACCTGGTGGACATGTGTGCAGTGGATGGTCCCTGATGCCCTGCAGGAGTTACAGCACAGCAGTAAGGAGATGCACCCAAAATCCTGCTCCAGAAACCCAGGGGCATCCCTGGAGCTGGTACAGCGTGCAGGACAGCactatccccatccccatcccacctcccaCTGCTGGCTGTGAGAAAGCAAAGAGACAGGAGCAGCTCTATCTCAGAGGGCAGCCTGGCGCAGCGTGGCCATCGTCTAACCCTCAACCCTTCTGGGAACTTCTCAGCAACTCCCTCACCCACAACATCTTGAAATCATCCAACTTGCGCTTAGACGTGGCCCCGGGCAGCTCAGGGATGCAAGCAAACCGGGATTTGCCCTTTCTGGGAGGAAAACGAAAAGCCAGGATGTCTGGTCGGTTTGTCACCTACACAGTTTCACCCTTCCCATGTCAAAACCTGGCTCTCCAAGACAGAAGGTGGGGAGCACGGCCCCTTCCAGGCTGTTGGGCCACTGCAAGAGGACAAGATGCCCTCAAGGAGCTTTGCAAGACAGAGCCCAGCACACTTCAACTCACTTCTGCAGTTTCGTGGCGGAAAAAAATCCTGGTAATTGGGATTCCAAGTGTCCCGTGCAGCCCGGGATCACTTCACGTTCCGCACAGCGCTCACTGCCGGGATGCCGTGATGGCACCGAGCAGGTAACTACAAAGTCTCAGACCCCCCCCCGGCAGTCCGCCAGCCCCCGCCACGGCGAGGTGTGCCCACCACTGACCGGGAAATGGGGTGGAGGGCGAGGAGAGGACAGCCCCTCTAATGTGATCCCGAGGGGGGCCGGGATGCAGCCGAGGGGACCAGCAGCCACCTTGCTCCTGGCACCCGTCCGCGGGCACACGGTACCTCCCGCCCCGCAGCCTCTCCGAACCCCGCCGGGCAGAGGCTCCCCGCCCGCCCTTACCTTCCGCTGCCCCGCTCGCCGAGCCGCTGCACGCagttccccccctcctcctcctccggcACTTATATCCGCGGCCAGGGCCCGCCCCGGGGGTGGCCCCGCCACAGGCCCGGCCCCAGCGTTCGGCCCGGCCCGATCCCGGGAGAGAGGAAGCAAGGGCGGGCGGGCGGGTGGGTGCAGCCCGGGagggggacggggacggggacggggaaGGGGATTGGGGATGGAGGGGGCTGTGCCGGGGTCTCCGTGAGCATGAACGGGAGAAGAGAtctgggggaggggaagggaagggccGGTGtgtggaaagagggaaagggacCAGGGCAAGagtaaaaaagggaaagagggcgaaaagatgaagggaaaaaaaggataaaaatggaagagcgggaaagaagggggaaggcggaggggaggggggaaaggcggaggaaagaagggggaaaggcgaggagggaaaaaataaaaaaagaaaagcgGCTTTCTAGTTTTCTGCTCTATTTTTCGTCCCCACCACTATGAAATAttgagaggacaagggaaagggaagcagcGGATTCTCACCTCAACTCCTTCATCCAGGGCAAGAAAAATTAACGTCAAGGAAAAGTGACAGAAAGGCAGAAACTCACTAACTAGAAGGGGAAATCACTTCTTCGTGCTCCTCCTCGGCACAGCAAAGGcagctgaggaggaagaggccAAGTCAGTACTCAGCTCCCAAGGGTCAGCCTGCCTGCCTGTCCCTCCTGGGAAAGATATTGGGATTAGATGATATCTTTTGGGAAGATACAGGGAAGAAATTTTAGCACTTGCAACCCAAAGGGCTTCAACACCCTCAGAAAGCACGTATTTTGTTTCCCCAGAGCTGTTTAATCCTATTTCCACAGGCAATTAAGAGCTTGCATTTAAACCTGCTGGCAAACACATGCTTAGAAAGAGAACATATTTTTTCCGTGAACGTGCCAAGCACAAGTTCTAAAGCTCAAAGCAAGCCAGGGATGCATCAAAATGACAATTTATTCTGTGGCAGAAGGGATTCATTTAAAAAGAGTGAGGGTGTGGGCTAAAAGGACTTCTAGTTGCCAGCAGAGAAGtcttaattctgaaaatatttctgaaaataaaatattacaactGTGCTCCACTTCTCAGTCCACAGTGCCTTAATTCTGACACCCACTCCCATCAAGGAGCAGAGACAAATGCCTAAAATGTACACTTTTGCAAGGTGTGACACGTGAAGGCACAATTTACACACCCTGAAGGCACAATTAGCCTCAGTTTTTGTGAAGCTGAAGATTATGATGTAGTTATTACACCTCCAAGCGGGCACTGAAGTTTCTCCAGTGCTCACCcagtgctgcctcccagctcagctctgcacatCCCCAGAGAACTCCAACATCTCCCATATGACAGTGCATCCTAAGGAGCACGtgccaaagaaacaaacaaaggCCCCAACTCTTGGGTGGTTGGTGCTGCCTCTGTTCCCACCAAGACCCTGCAACAAGACCCGAGGAAGTCACCAAGAAGGTCACTTGGACCATCCCATCCACCACAACACTGCTGGGGGGTTAGAAGCAAGGGAAAGAGGAGACTAGATGGATGAGTGTCCTAACCATTCTGCAGATGGAGAGGGTGATTTCTAAGGtaccttcttttcctccctgacCCCCATTCTCCCTGGATGAAGTCCCCCAAACTTCACAGCTGTCTAGTGTGCAAAGCCTTCTGGCATCTGCTTGAATTCTGAGAGCATTCCCAAACCACAGATGTTGGCGGAACTGAAGGATGGGTGAGTTCAGATGATGATGGGATTAGGTTTAAAAATAAGCACGTACCGAAGCACTTTGCTATATCAGGCCCTGAAAATCCTAGGGAAAATAGATAAATAAGTAAAGGCACTCAAGCACAACTTTAGAGTTAgccaaaaaagcaagcagagaggttttttccttacttGGTGTGCCAGAAAATAACATCAAATTGTGCAATctcttccccagctctccaTAGCATATAGACCAGCATATGCAACTGCAAAGCTGCTGGCTGTCCAGGAGTCCCAGAAAACCACCCCTCCTGTGCCTAGACAGCAGAGCCCTCACTGCCCTCTCCAGCTTCCTCCCTCCAGCTATCATTTTCTAGTGAGCACGTTCCTCACgcaggagaggcagagcctgTTCCCATTCTGTTATGAAAGCCAGATTTTGCTCAGTGTTCAGGGATTAAATGCTTGGGTGGTAAGCAAAACAATGCAGtcttgaaaaaaacctgcacgGTATGAAATCACCTCCctaaacacagcaaaacagagcTGAGGGAAGCTGGGCACCTTAGAGATCAGCAGAAGGTCAAGATGCTACCTGCTTGCCATGATTAGTTGGTTATCTGCTGCCAGTCCAAGAAGGTGTCCCAAGAGATATGATCTCAGGCAGTCCTGCAACCAGAGACTTCTTGGGGCTGCAGTTACCTAAGCAAGGAGATCCAATGCTCACTGAAAATGAGTTGTCTCCAGGTATTTAGGAAAGGGGGAAAGCAAAGCTCCACAGCTTTTCACCCTGCTACAAAGGAGTCTGGAGCAATATGAAGGATCAAGTCGCCTTCACAGGGCAGCAGATTCACCTCACTGGGTTTTTATTGGGGTCCTTGCACAAGGAGCCTC
The nucleotide sequence above comes from Heliangelus exortis chromosome 6, bHelExo1.hap1, whole genome shotgun sequence. Encoded proteins:
- the ACKR3 gene encoding atypical chemokine receptor 3 is translated as MSALDLTSILDFLETANLTEINWTCNNSDCITVDATTCSGTLNKSALLYTLSFFYIFIFVIGLVANSVVVWVNLQAKMTGYETHLYIFNLAIADLCVVITLPVWVVSLVQHNQWHMGEITCKITHLIFSINLYSSIFFLACMSVDRYLSVVYFTNSSTCKKKLIRRCICILVWFLAFFASLPDTYYLKTVSANNETYCRPVYPEESFKEWLISMELISVVLGFLIPFPIIALFYFLLAKTISVSSDQERKSNGKIIFSYVVVFLVCWLPYHVAVLLDIFYSLHFIPFSCQMENFLYATLHITQCFSLVHCCVNPILYSFINRNYRYELMKAFIFKYSAKTGLTKLIDASRVSEAEYSALEQNAK